The genomic stretch TTCCTTCCTGAATCGCATAGATAATATCATTTATTTCTCTTTCAGGTAGTGGAGGTGGATTCATTTTATCATATCCTACAAAACCAGTAACCTTTGGAGTATTTCTTACAAGGTACCATGTGTCGTTATTCATCACCATATTTACAATAATATAACCAGGGAATACAGTCCTTTGGGACTTTTTTACCTGACCCTTTATCCTTTCCATAATAATCTCTGATGGAACGATAATCTCCCCGAAGTATATCTCCATATTATTGTTCTTTATACTCTCCTGTAAACTTTCCTTAACCCTCTGTTCGTAACCAGAAT from Pseudomonadota bacterium encodes the following:
- the nusG gene encoding transcription termination/antitermination protein NusG, which translates into the protein MEKKWYVVHTYSGYEQRVKESLQESIKNNNMEIYFGEIIVPSEIIMERIKGQVKKSQRTVFPGYIIVNMVMNNDTWYLVRNTPKVTGFVGYDKMNPPPLPEREINDIIYAIQEGKGKIKPKIRFEKSDSIKVTEGPFTNFTGSVEEIKPEKGKVKVLLNIFGRTTPVELDFIQIEKI